In one Brienomyrus brachyistius isolate T26 chromosome 5, BBRACH_0.4, whole genome shotgun sequence genomic region, the following are encoded:
- the LOC125742668 gene encoding hemoglobin embryonic subunit alpha-like, with the protein MSLSAKEKTLVKTFFSKVSGRVDDIGNEALSRMLTVYPQTKTYFAHWQDLSPGSAPVRKHGKTIMAGVMEAVEKIDNLCEGLRNLSDLHAFVLRVDPSNFKILCHCLLVVLAMTSPEDFTPETHVAIDKFLASVSLALSEKYR; encoded by the exons ATGAGTCTTTCAGCCAAAGAGAAAACTCTTGTCAAAACTTTCTTCAGCAAAGTGTCCGGAAGAGTAGATGATATTGGGAATGAGGCTCTGTCTAG AATGCTGACTGTCTACCCTCAGACCAAGACCTATTTTGCCCACTGGCAGGACCTGAGCCCCGGCTCTGCCCCTGTTAGGAAGCATGGGAAAACCATCATGGCAGGTGTCATGGAGGCGGTGGAGAAAATCGATAACCTCTGTGAGGGTCTTAGGAACCTGAGTGATCTGCATGCGTTTGTGCTGCGAGTGGATCCTTCCAACTTCAAA ATTCTGTGTCACTGCCTTCTCGTGGTGCTGGCCATGACGTCACCTGAGGACTTCACCCCTGAGACACACGTCGCTATCGACAAGTTCCTCGCCAGCGTGTCTCTGGCCCTGTCTGAGAAGTACcgttaa
- the LOC125742671 gene encoding hemoglobin embryonic subunit alpha-like yields MSLSAKEKTLVKTFFSKVSGRVDDIGNEALSRMLTVYPQTKTYFAHWQDLSPGSAPVRKHGKTIMAGVMEAVEKIDNLCEGLRNLSDLHAFVLRVDPSNFKILCHCLLVVLAMTSPEDFTPETHVAIDKFLASVSLALSEKYR; encoded by the exons ATGAGTCTTTCAGCCAAAGAGAAAACTCTTGTCAAAACTTTCTTCAGCAAAGTGTCCGGAAGAGTAGATGATATTGGGAATGAGGCTCTGTCTAG AATGCTGACTGTCTACCCTCAGACCAAGACCTATTTTGCCCACTGGCAGGACCTGAGCCCTGGCTCTGCCCCTGTTAGGAAGCATGGGAAAACCATCATGGCAGGTGTCATGGAGGCGGTGGAGAAAATCGATAACCTCTGTGAGGGTCTTAGGAACCTGAGTGATCTGCATGCGTTTGTGCTGCGAGTGGATCCTTCCAACTTCAAA ATTCTGTGTCACTGCCTTCTCGTGGTGCTGGCCATGACGTCACCTGAGGACTTCACCCCTGAGACACACGTCGCTATCGACAAGTTCCTCGCCAGCGTGTCTCTGGCCCTGTCTGAGAAGTACCGTTAA
- the LOC125742659 gene encoding hemoglobin subunit beta-like — translation MVQWTDAERAAIADIFGKIDRDVVGPNALARCLIVYPWTRRYFGGFGNLYSVDAILANPKVAAHGKVVLGGLEKAMKNLDDIKKTFAPLSELHSEKLNVDPDNFRLLADCLTLVIAGQMGAAFTPEVQAAWQKFLAVVVSALCRQYY, via the exons ATGGTTCAGTGGACTGATGCTGAGCGCGCCGCCATCGCTGATATCTTCGGCAAAATCGACCGCGATGTAGTTGGACCAAACGCACTTGCCAG GTGCCTTATCGTGTACCCCTGGACCCGGAGATATTTCGGTGGCTTTGGAAACTTGTACAGCGTCGATGCCATCCTGGCGAATCCCAAGGTCGCTGCCCACGGAAAGGTTGTGCTTGGCGGGCTGGAGAAGGCTATGAAGAACTTGGATGACATCAAGAAAACCTTCGCCCCGCTGAGCGAGCTGCATTCAGAGAAACTGAACGTGGACCCCGATAACTTCAGA ctGCTGGCTGACTGTCTCACCCTTGTCATTGCTGGGCAGATGGGCGCTGCGTTCACACCGGAAGTTCAGGCAGCGTGGCAGAAGTTTCTTGCTGTTGTTGTTTCTGCTCTCTGCAGGCAATATTACTAA
- the LOC125742666 gene encoding hemoglobin embryonic subunit alpha-like, with protein sequence MSLSAKEKTLVKTFFSKVSGRVDDIGNEALSRMLTVYPQTKTYFAHWQDLSPGSAPVRKHGKTIMAGVMEAVEKIDNLCEGLRNLSDLHAFVLRVDPSNFKILCHCLLVVLAMTSPEDFTPETHVAIDKFLASVSLALSEKYR encoded by the exons ATGAGTCTTTCAGCCAAGGAGAAAACTCTTGTCAAAACTTTCTTCAGCAAAGTGTCCGGAAGAGTAGATGATATTGGGAATGAGGCTCTGTCTAG AATGCTGACTGTCTACCCTCAGACCAAGACCTATTTTGCCCACTGGCAGGACCTGAGCCCCGGCTCTGCCCCTGTTAGGAAGCATGGGAAAACCATCATGGCAGGTGTCATGGAGGCGGTGGAGAAAATCGATAACCTCTGTGAGGGTCTTAGGAACCTGAGTGATCTGCATGCGTTTGTGCTGCGAGTGGATCCTTCCAACTTCAAA ATTCTGTGTCACTGCCTTCTCGTGGTGCTGGCCATGACGTCACCTGAGGACTTCACCCCTGAGACACACGTCGCTATCGACAAGTTCCTCGCCAGCGTGTCTCTGGCCCTGTCTGAGAAGTACcgttaa